AAGAGCGTGGACCGGAGCTGCCCCCTGGTGGCCCTGTCGGTGCAGAGCACGGCGGAGAGCAGATTCGGCTTCCGCTTCCTCAGCTGCCTGCCGGTCACCGCGGACACCTGCCGCGGCGCCTAGGAGCGGAGGAGCGGGCCGGGACCGCGAGGGAGGGCGCGGGCGGGCTCGGGGGCTGGGCGGGCTGTGTCcgcagcatcatttattgaaccaACGTGGCCTACAAAGTAAACCGCATTTCTGTACACCTGAGAGTTGAAAATGTTGCGCTTGGGTTCGGGGCGTCCTGCGCCAAGAGGAGGGAACGGGCCGCCCTATCGCGGCGCGGGAGTCCTACAGATCCCAGGAGACCGGAGGCCTGGGCCGCACCCCCGGCGGCCTCGGGGCGAGCAGCTGGAACCCTGGGCCACAGCGGCCTAGGAGGTGGCTCTTACCCTGGGGCCAGCAAGGGGGTGGCGGACTGGACTCGCagctccagcccctgcccctcgGCCACGCCCAACTGTAGCAGGAGAGGCCTCTGACAGGCCTGCCGGGTGACCAGTGCCCCCACCTCCGTGCCCGAGGGAAAGCCTGGCCCTAAGGAAGGGCTGGGGAGCGGgaccctccctccccaggccaAACCCAGTTGTGGGCCTAAACGGTTCCAGCCTCTGCTGCCTTCCTGGCGGGTTCCAGTCCCCCACCAAGAGGGTCCTCCCCAGGGCCAGGCACTCCTTCCACCCCGCAACACACCCGCCCAGATGGTCTGTGCTCCGTGACCACATATGTGGGCAGGTCGTGGCCCCAGCACAGGCGAGCTTGGCAGTGGGGGCTACACTAAGTGGGGACGGGGCTGGGGTGAGAGAGTTTAGCTGCCCTGGGAGGTCTGGCTGCTGCATCTGGTGCTGGCTTTGGGCCAGGATGTCCCTGGGCTCGAGGGCTCAGGCTCGAGGCCACCTCCAGGGCTCTCAGGACAGGCACTGCAGCTACCCCATCATCCAGGCCAGGCCCCCAGCTGCCCAGGGCTCGGAGCCGACGCCCCCTGGACTGCAGGTCTGTTGACCACCGTGGGGAGCTGCTGCCAGAATCTCGTGGCCTTGGGTGCTTGGGAGGGGAAGGGACCAGGTGCTGGCTCGAGGTCCTGGAGGGCTCTAGAAAGCAAACAGAGTGACAGCACATCAGAAAGGCTATCAGGGAAGGGAGTCACCCGGTGGGGAGGCCACAGCCCACCCATGGCCCTGCAGCCCCGAGGCAGTGGTCCAGGCTGGGGGTCCACAGGCGGCAGCACCCCTGCACCCCACTTTCTGTGTTCCCAGCCCTGTGACCCCTGACTCGCTTGGGCAGGCCCACCTCTGGGACAGACAAGGAGGCCGCAAGGCCTGGCTCTGACCCTGGGTCATCTGTGTCCTGTCAATGACAAGGAGACCACAAGGCCTGGCTCTGACCCTGGGTCATCTGTGTCCTGACCCTGAGAGTCTGCTCACTGGCTGACTGCCTCGGGCCAGTTCCCAGGCCTCTGGTCCCCCAGCACCCGCCTCCACTGGAGCCCTAGCATGCCTTTGTCCTGACCCTTCCTCGAGGCCACTGCAGCTCCCCCTCCTCCTGActgccctgcctgccctccctccacccctgcagcTCCTGGCCACTAAGTAACCAGCTATTGACCCCTCTGCCCCTccacagacacccaccaccatatGGAAGGGCAGAGGCTTGGCCTGCTCTGTTCCCTGCCCATCCCAGCCCCCTTGACCAGGCTCCTGCACAGAGGAGGGTCAGCTGCCCACTGGGGGGTCGCCCCTGCTCACAGTGCTCCCCGCCCAGCCTGCCTGCCCGCTGAGGGAGGGTCCTCTCTGCCTTGCAGCTGTGGTCACACTGAAGCTGGTGTCCTTCGGAAAGGGCACGGCATGGCTTAATTCTGTGTCCCCGAGTACACGTGCCATCTTTGGGGTGAAGCAGCAGCACCCTCCCTGCCTTGGTCTTCTGGTGGGCACATGCCTGTGCCCCGGAAAACTGCCCCTGGCCATGGTACCCTGGGGTGGCTCCTTCTTTCTGCCCAGTCCCCTCTGGACTCTGTTCATATCCCCTTTTGTGGAACCCCTCTTTCATCCAGCCCGGGTGTCCCACAAGGTCACAGGGCTTGGACCATGGCTTGGGAGAGGGAGAACTTGGGTTGGGACTCCCACAGTCAtgagccccccacccccagaaggGGGCCCCCCTGTCACAGTCCCTATCAGAGCCCGGCTGAGGAAGTAGGGCCAGGCTGACATGTCCAATCTGGGGTAAGGGCCCCCTGCAGAGTTGGGGTGTTGGGTCACTCCCAGGCACTGGGGAGCAGGCGGGCAGGCTCAGTACCTGAGGCCAGGCTCGGGGGGCTGGGGGGAGTCTTGGGTTCTGCCTGGTGCACTTGCTCTTCAGGGACCCTCCGTGGGCCCCAGGGGGCTACAGCCCCTTCCTGTTGGGACTCCGGGTGCCTATAGGGGAGGGGGctagggtggggagaggaggaggagctcCAGCCCTGTCCCTTCTTGGAGTTGATCCCAAGTACATGTGAGGCTCAGGGATGATCCATGAGCCTTGGGACCAGTGATGACTCAGCCAAGGTAGATCACCCCAGCCCTGATCCCCCCATGGGACAGGACACACACAGTGGTAGAGGTGGGGGACACCCACCGCACGCCAAGTTCCCTCCAGGCCCTAAGCCCAGCCAAGGCCAGGAAGTCAGAGCTGTCTGCAGGGTCAGGCTCTGGGGAGGAAGTGCTGGCGGCCAGATCTCCTGGCCTGTGCTGGGGCAGCTGCTCCGCGGGCTCCCTGGCCTGGGGAGGAAAAGGGACTGCTCTGGGGATTCTGGCCCTGGAATGGCGGCAGGGCGGGGCACTGTCAGGGCCAGAACCCTGGACACTGGTTCCCCTGGGGGGCTGGTTCCTGTGGGGTGTACCTGGCACTGGTGCCTACGCTCCCGCAGGCCCTTGGTGGGGTTCCCACACAGGACTTGGCCAGCACCTGCAAGAGACGGCACGGCTGGGCCTGGTTCGGGGCCGAGGGGCTGCAGGGTCAGCTGTGGGGCAAGTAGTTACCATGGGTAAGGCTGCTGGTGTTATCTTCTGGGGCCAGGTCCTCAGAAAGCAGGCCTTCAGGCAGGGGGCCCCCATGGACCAGCAGGGAGAAGGGCCAGGGCCTGGAGGCCCGGGGCTGCGTCTCAGGCAGGTACAGCTCGGGGTCGAGTCTCCGGATGGGGGCTCCACGGGGACAGTCTGCCCGAGGTTCAGAAGCAGAGGTCACCAAGGCTCAGGCCAGCTGGTCAGCCCGGGAGCGCCCCCCAGACTCTGTCCACAGACCAGGGGGCCCGATTCCCACGCTGCATGGCCTGAGGCTGGCCTCTGACGCTGCAGCCTTCTAGAGAGGCCCTCATCTTCAGACCCTTCTCTCCCTCTGCGGGCTGCTCAGAGACAGTGTCCTGGCCTGGGCCGGGGTGTGCCTAGCTCTGGGGACCAGGGGTCAAGGCTGGGGAAGGACATGAGATGTGGCTGTCCGTCTCTgagaggcctggggtgggggcctCTTCCTGGGGGGAGCTGGGGCTCAGCAGCGGGTCCTCCGGGCGCAGCTGTCGTACCCAGCCAGGGGAGGCCATTGCCCTTCTTGATGGCCTCCTTCACCGAAAGCCAGTCTTGGCTCAGCCTCGGGGGGGCCGGTGGGCCTGTGTGTGCAGCCGGCACTTCGTCCAGGACCTGCAGCTGGGGGATGAGCTTCCTCACCTCTGCCCTGTAGTTGTAGCCCCTGGGCACCTGCAGGGGGAGGGCGAGGGAGCACAGGTCTGGGTCCAGTGGTTCCTCAGGCCGGCTCTTTCCCTGGCTCCCTTTCCCAGACCCAccatggggcagggcaggggccccGAGGTGGTGATGCTGCCCTACCCTGCTGAGGTGGGCTTGGGTCACTCTCAGACCCCAGGGACTTCAGGGACTGGGCTCTCACCCGCTCAGGATACAGGACCCCACTCTCCAGACCCAAGGCCGCGTCCAGGGATGCCCTCTGGCCCATGGAGCTGCCCTCAGCTCAGGGCTCTGGCCCACAGAGCAGCAGCCATTGGGCACTGGTAGATATTGACCCCAGCATGTGGCAGCACCAAGCAGCAGCTAATGAGGCTAGCACTGTGAGCTCAGGGCAAACGTGGCCTGTGCTGGGTTAGCTACCCCGGGGCCTGCACACACAGGTGTGCCAGCTCTGAGCAGGGCATACACAGCTCTGAGATACTGCACAGGGTGGTCTGTGAGGCCTGTGGGGCTGGAGGTGGCTCTGGACAGGGCGTacacaggtgtgtgtgcacagCCGTGTACACGTGATTCTTTGTGTTTCCACGTGGCTTATGTGTGGACCTCACAGTGCATGCGTGGGTTAAGGAACATCACGTGTGGGCAGGTGACCCTATGGGATCTGGCAGAGCTGGCCCAGGAGGATGTCCTGGAAGCCGTCAGACTTCCGATGACAGAGGAGATGAACTCAGGGTGAGCAGGCCACAGAGTGCGGGTGGGCACAGAAGTCCCTGGCCAGAGCGGAGGCCCCGGGGCTGGAGCCACAGGGAGCCTCCCCTGGCCATGCACATGCCGGTCGGGTGCCCAGGACACGCACCTTGTTGGTGGGGCCGGGGGCCGGCTGTAGGCACACCAGGTTGCCCTCCAGGGTAAGCGTGGTCAGGCGTGGGCACAGCTGCAAGTAGCGTACCTGCCCCAGGTCCTCCACGCTGTTGCCCTCCAGGTCCAGCACCTCCAATTGCTCCAGCAGGCACAGTGGGCTCAGGTCCGAGATGTTGTTGTAGGAGGCGTAGAGTTCCTGGACAGCGCGGGGCTCTGAGCcagggcccagcccagccctccccagCCCAGGGTGCCCAGACTCACCTTAAGTGCTGGCAAAGAGGCAATGCCATCCAGGTCAGTGAGGCCACAGCGAGCCAGCCATAGCACCCGCAGGTGGCCCAGAGACGTGCCCAGGTCCCTGCAGAAGGCAGGGTTTGGTGGGTGACACGGTGCCTAGCCCTCTGCCCAGCCACCACCTGCCTTTGGCTGCCTCCAGGGGTAGGCGCAGGTGTGACCGCCTGTGGTGGCCTCAAGGCTGAGGAAGGGgctctctgcctcggcctcctggctCTGGTGTGGGTACAATGTCCCCCACTTTCTCCAAGCCCCGGAACCTGGCCTGGGAAGCTGCTCTCACGGCGGGTGGCTCAGCTTCTTCCATGGCAGGCTGCAGGCATCACACTTCTCTAATTGTTCCCTCAATAGCGTTTGGGGCACTCGAATTCGGAGTAAGGGTCTGGAATGCTGCCTGGGAGCCTGAGGCCCTGGACACTGATGGCTGACCCCGTGCTGAACTGGCAGGTTTGGTGGGGACCAGCTGCTGGAGGTGGCGGTGGGTCAGGGCGGCTTGACGTGTGCAGGGACACGTTGCTTCCTGCCAGGCCCGCCCTGTCCCCACTGTAGCCACACTGACTACACCATGCAGTGTCCCCAGGGACCCTGCACCTGCCCCTCTCGGCTAGGAGGCCGTCCCTTCAACGCCGCCTTGCCGTCTCCACACCTCTCCTTAGGAAAGGGCCACCTGAGCTCTCAGGCTTTCCCCGAGCAGTCACAGATTCCTCCAGGGTTGGGTGACTTCTTCGGAAATCTTTCTCTCCAGCTCACAGCACCCGTAGGCTGCGTCTCACCTGGGCTTCATTCCGCCCATTGCGTTTTCAGCTTCCTTCTGTGGCTCCCCCAGGTGCATTCCCGGTGGTCTGTCCTTCGGCGCTGCGGAGTCAGTGTCTGTCCTCAGCCTACTGCCTTCAACGGCTTTTCCACTCAGCTCTTAATTGGCTGGGATTTGTGTCTAGAGATTTCTTCAAGAGCGGCTAATGGAAACCCCTTGATCTCTGAGTCACTCACAGACGTCTGCTGGCTGTGCGCTTATGCAGCCATTAGGCTGGGTGTCGGATTCTCAGTTCACGCCGCTTCCCAGGAGACTGCAAAAGCTTTTGTTCCGGTGTCCACTGTGGTGACAGCTGAGGAGCACTTTGCTTTTTCTGACCTTAAAAAAACcacttgaggctgggtgcggcggctcacgcctgtagtcccagcacttcgggaggctgaggtgggtggatcacgaggtcaggagatcgagaccagcctggttaacacagtgaaacccgtctctactaaaaatacaaaaacattagccaggtctggtggcaggtgcccgtagtcgcagccactcgggaggctgaggcaggagaatcgcttgaacccgggaggtggagcttgcagtgagccgagatcatgccactgcactccagcctgggcaacagagcgagactccgtcttgggaaaaaaaaaaaaacttgaggctgggcacagtggttcatgcctgtaattccggcacttcaggaggctgaggtgggaggagcacttgagcccaggaggtcgaggctgtcgtaagccatggtcacaccactgcactccagcctgggcgacagagtgagaccctgtctcaaagaaaaaaagacaacttgaTCTCTTTTCCTGGCTGCTCGAAATTTTTACCTTTGTCTTCAAGCCAGTAACTTTATTAGGATATGTTTGAGTGCCAACGATtcagtttgtttttcctttcagtgttttatttctgacaagttcctttgaatttttttttttttagatagagtctcactctgtcacccaggctggagtgcagtggcgcgatcttggctcactgcaagctctacttcccaggttcaagtggctgtcctgcctcagcctcccgagtagctgggattacaggcatgtaccaccgcacctggctaatttttgtagttttagtagagacggtgttttgccttgttggccaggctggtctcgaactcctgacctcaggtgatccaaccacctcggcctcccaaagttctgggaatataggtgtgagccaccacgcccagcctgatttatttctttttttttttttttttttttttttttttttttgaggccggagtcgcTCTAttagcccaggctgggtgcagtggcggatctcagctcactgcaagctccgcctcccgggttcacgccattctcctgcctcagcctcccgagtagctgggactacgaaacattaccacctcgcccggctagtttttttgtactttttttttagtagaggcggggtttcaccatattaaccaggatggtctcgatctctgacctgcattgatcagcaaatcaccggcctcccaaagtgctgggattacaggcttgagccaccggcgcccggccttttttttgagatggagtctcgctgtgtctcccaggctggagtgcagtggcgtgatctcagctcactgcaagctccgcctcccgggttcacgccattctcccgcctcagcctcccaagtagctgagactacagagcCGCCGCCatgccggctagtttttttttttgtatttttagtagaggcaggggtttcaccatattatgggagatggtctcaatctcctgacctcgtgatccacccataccggcctcccaaagtgctgggattgagcttgagccacagcccggccgattatttatttcttattttttggaggccgaggtctcctcctgtcgcccaggctggagtgcagtggcgtgatctcagctcactgcaagctctgcctccgggttccatgatttctctgcctcagcctccagtagctgtgactacaggctgccaccaccacgcctggctaattttttttttttttttttgtatttttagtagagatggggtttcaccatgttagccaggagggccttgatctcctgacctcgtgatccgcccaccttgacctccgaaagtcctgggattacacgcgtgagctgccctgcccagcctgaatatatatgtgtgtgtgtgtgtgtgtgtgtatatatatatatatatttttttttcagacagagtttcactctgtcgctgaGCCTGAGTGCAATGGCCCGGCGATCTCGGctctacagcctccacctcccagggtgcaagcgttctcctgcctcagcctcccaagtagctaactTTGGGATTACCTGCCttctgcgcccagccaatttttgtattttagtagagatggggtttcaccatcttggccaggctggtcttgaactgctgacctcgtgttctacccgccttggcctcccaaagtgctgggattataggtgtgagccactgcgcctggcctgaatatatatatatatatttctttttttttttttttgaggcagtcttactctgtcgtccaggctggagtgcagtggcgcgatcttggctcaccgcaacctccgtctcctgggttcaagcgattctcctgcctctgcctcctgagtagctgggattacaagcgcatttttttttttttcgtatttttagtagagacgggttttcaccatgttagccaggcaggtcttgaactcctgacctcaagtgatctgcctgcctcagcctcccaaaatgttgggattacaggcgtgagccaccgcgcctggctggggGACATGTTTCTAAGAAGTCCATTTTCCAAACCCATCCTAGTTTCTCGTTTGTGGTGTCGTCTGGTGCCTGCTGCAGGCCTGGCTTCGTGTCCAGGCCTCTCTGTTCCAGTCTGTGGGCTGCCCACCATGTCTGCCCCCTAagtgttttccaattttcttccatttccagattttcatgtattttattaaattccttttgatatttattttattttactttttttgggggggatggagtcttgctctgtcacccaggctggagtgcactggcgttatctcggctcactgcaagctccacctcccgggttcacaccattctcctgcctcagcctcccgagtagctggggctaccggcgcccgccacctcgcccggctaattttttgtatctttagtagagacggggtttcaccgtgttagccaggatggtctcgatctcctgaccttgtaatccatccacctcagcctcccaaagtgctgggattacaggcgtgagccactgtgcccagcctactttatttttttgaggcaagtttcgctctgttgcccaggcaggagtgcagtggcgcgatcttggctcactgcagcatctgcctcccgggttcaagcgattctcctgcctcagcctcccgagtagctgggattacaggcatgcgccaccatgcacagctaattttgtattttagtagagatgggatttctctatgttggccaggctggtctcgaactactgacctcaggtgatctgcccacctcagcctcccaaagttctggattacaggcgtgagacaccgtgcccagcccattttgatatttgtttctCATCTGGAAATAACGAGATGTGGCCCTTGGAGCCCAGTTCACACAGCTGGAGAATGTTCTAGAATTCTCCCTGGAATTCCCCTGCCTTATGCTGCTGGGAACAGGCTACATAAAACCAGCAGCATTTTCACAAAACCCACTTTGCCCAAACCCCCAGAATAAAGTTGGATGTTCCTTCAGCCTCGTTCTTTCCCTTCTGATGACGTGAGAGCTGCTGAGGTCTTCAGCTCCGAATGCTGTGAGTTGCTGCGGGGCACGGAGCTTCCGGTGCTTCTCTTGGGGGCCGATCCGGGTTCTGTGCACAGGTTCTGGCTGGAGGTTCTCCCGGCGGCTGCCATCTGGTCTGGGTTCTATGCGCAGGTTCTGGCAGGTGGTTGCTGTTCTTGCCCAGACCCCAAGCTGGTGGCCGCATGGTGCAGCCAAAGTCCTGGGCTGCAATGAGCAGTGCGGGGGCCTGGCCCCTAGTCCTTGGTTGGCTTTGGGTGTTCACCAGGGACACCTCACAGTGGGGGCTCTGGGCCCAGGTCAGGGGCACCTTCGGGGAGTTTGCCACACGACCTGGCATGACTGCCCTGACCCTGGCCCCAGCTCTGAGTGAGGTGATACCTGCCGCAGGGGGCTCCCACCCATTGTAGACACAAGAGATCCATGTGCAGGGGTCACGCGGCAAGGGGGGTGCATCTGGGCTGAGCCAGAGGCTGCAGGGCATAGGCAGGACCCCCGGAAGTCAGGCTGGCCCAGGACCTCGTCCTTTCAACAAAGACCCTCTCAGAGACCCCCTCACACCTGCCTGAATGTCCCAGGCTCCCCCCAACTGCCCATCCACCCTCCACAGGGTCACTCACAGTCAGGCAGCCAGCAGGATGGAGTTCTCTAGACCCCTGGGTCCCTTGTCCCAGCCCAAGTCCCTCTACTCCCACCAAGTTCTCCTGCCATCCCTGCAGGGCCTGCCCCATGGGACACCCTCATGGCAGGgccccagcccaccccacccaGGCGCTCACCTGAGGGAGCCCAGGTGGCTGCCGTTCAGCTTCAACTGGTCCAGGATGGGCAGGTGCACTCCTGTAGGGccacaggagga
The genomic region above belongs to Papio anubis isolate 15944 chromosome 12, Panubis1.0, whole genome shotgun sequence and contains:
- the LRRC56 gene encoding leucine-rich repeat-containing protein 56 isoform X2, coding for MDPGWDRSRGPRPSTSSFRVRELSWQGLHNPCPQSKGPGSQRDSLGEQLVEEYLSPARLQALAQVDDLRLVRALEMCVDTREGSLGNFGVHLPILDQLKLNGSHLGSLRDLGTSLGHLRVLWLARCGLTDLDGIASLPALKELYASYNNISDLSPLCLLEQLEVLDLEGNSVEDLGQVPRGYNYRAEVRKLIPQLQVLDEVPAAHTGPPAPPRLSQDWLSVKEAIKKGNGLPWLDCPRGAPIRRLDPELYLPETQPRASRPWPFSLLVHGGPLPEGLLSEDLAPEDNTSSLTHGAGQVLCGNPTKGLRERRHQCQAREPAEQLPQHRPGDLAASTSSPEPDPADSSDFLALAGLRAWRELGVRPLPYRHPESQQEGAVAPWGPRRVPEEQVHQAEPKTPPSPPSLASEPSRTSSQHLVPSPPKHPRPRDSGSSSPRWSTDLQSRGRRLRALGSWGPGLDDGVAAVPVLRALEVASSLSPRAQGHPGPKPAPDAAARPPRAAKLSHPSPVPT
- the LRRC56 gene encoding leucine-rich repeat-containing protein 56 isoform X1: MDPGWDRSRGPRPSTSSFRVRELSWQGLHNPCPQSKGPGSQRDSLGEQLVEEYLSPARLQALAQVDDLRLVRALEMCVDTREGSLGNFGVHLPILDQLKLNGSHLGSLRDLGTSLGHLRVLWLARCGLTDLDGIASLPALKELYASYNNISDLSPLCLLEQLEVLDLEGNSVEDLGQVRYLQLCPRLTTLTLEGNLVCLQPAPGPTNKVPRGYNYRAEVRKLIPQLQVLDEVPAAHTGPPAPPRLSQDWLSVKEAIKKGNGLPWLDCPRGAPIRRLDPELYLPETQPRASRPWPFSLLVHGGPLPEGLLSEDLAPEDNTSSLTHGAGQVLCGNPTKGLRERRHQCQAREPAEQLPQHRPGDLAASTSSPEPDPADSSDFLALAGLRAWRELGVRPLPYRHPESQQEGAVAPWGPRRVPEEQVHQAEPKTPPSPPSLASEPSRTSSQHLVPSPPKHPRPRDSGSSSPRWSTDLQSRGRRLRALGSWGPGLDDGVAAVPVLRALEVASSLSPRAQGHPGPKPAPDAAARPPRAAKLSHPSPVPT
- the LRRC56 gene encoding leucine-rich repeat-containing protein 56 isoform X3: MDPGWDRSRGPRPSTSSFRVRELSWQGLHNPCPQSKGPGSQRDSLGEQLVEEYLSPARLQALAQVDDLRLVRALEMCVDTREGSLGNFGVHLPILDQLKLNGSHLGSLRDLGTSLGHLRVLWLARCGLTDLDGIASLPALKELYASYNNISDLSPLCLLEQLEVLDLEGNSVEDLGQVRYLQLCPRLTTLTLEGNLVCLQPAPGPTNKVPRGYNYRAEVRKLIPQLQVLDEVPAAHTGPPAPPRLSQDWLSVKEAIKKGNGLPWLDCPRGAPIRRLDPELYLPETQPRASRPWPFSLLVHGGPLPEGLLSEDLAPEDNTSSLTHGAGQVLCGNPTKGLRERRHQCQAREPAEQLPQHRPGDLAASTSSPEPDPADSSDFLALAGLRAWRELGVRALQDLEPAPGPFPSQAPKATRFWQQLPTVVNRPAVQGASAPSPGQLGAWPG